Below is a genomic region from Leifsonia sp. Root112D2.
GTCCAGAACCAGCCGTCGATCAGGCGGTTGCGAACGGGGCCGCGCTTCTGTGAAACCGCGAACCCGTGTCCCCCAAAATGCCGCTACCGGCCGGGCGCAGAACGCGACAGACTAGCACGTCAGACTAAGTGGGGAAACGGCCGTGGGGGATGAATGACGACAAGGGATGTCGCGCTGGTGACGGCTGAGGTGCTGCGCCCGCACCGCCACCTTTTTTCACGGGGAGTCCTGGCAATTTTTGCGCTCACCACCCCGGTCTTCGCCGTGGTCTACTGGCTGACCATCCCCTCGGGGCCGTGGCCGATCGTGCTCATCGTGCACTGCCTCGTGGTGCTCGCCACCCTGCTCGGTCTTATCGCCTTCTTCGATACCCTCATCAAGGTCGGCCCCCGCAGCGTGACCGAACGAGGCTTCTTCGGCCGCGTTCGCACCGTGGAGTCGGCCGAGGTCGGCACCGTGATCCTGCTGGACCTCTACGAAAGCAATGCGCTCGACACGAACCCGCAACTCTTCGTTTGCGATGAGAACGGCAAACGGATGCTGCGCATGCGCGGCCAGTTCTGGTCACGCGAGAGCATGGAGACGGTGATCGACGCGCTCGATCGCCCCGTGACGGTTCCGCCGGAAGCGATGACCATGTCCGAGTTGCGCCGTTCCTCCCCCGGATTGCTGTACTGGTTCGAACGCCGACCGCGCCTCGGTGGAAGAGACGCCCCCGGTGGGAGCACTCTCGCCTGAGCCAGGTCGGCTTCGGCGACGCCGGCTTCGGTGGCCCAGCCAGTCTCGCTGCTACACCGCAGCATCCGTTGCAATGCCGAGCACCGGGCTCTCGGGCGTGCTCGAGCGCAACTCGTGAAAGCCCACGCGATCGTAGAAAGCGCGCGCCGCGGTGTTCTCTGCCGCCAGTCCGAGATGCAGCGCCGGCACTCCACGCTCGCGCAGTGCCTCGAGCAGCGTGCGAATCAGGGTGCGGCCCAGCCCCTGCCCCTGCAGTTCGGGCAGCAGGTCGATGTGCAGATGAGCGGGGTACTCGTCTAGACCGGCGAAGATCATCCGCTCGGGCTCGTAGCCGGCATCGACCAGCCACTGCTCCCCCGGCCTCGGCGCCTGACGCGGGTACCGGGCGGCGAAGACCGGAAGCCACTCGGCCCGGTACGCGTCCACGAATCGACGCGTGTCGGCCACCCCGATGACGTACCCGGCCACGCGGTCACCCACGTCGACCATGAACGCGAGTTCCGGCTCCAGCGCGAGATAAGGGCCGGCGAAGACATCGGCAATGAGCTCGTCGCTCGAATAGAGACCCGTCGCATCCGTGCCCGCCGCCCCCGTGCGCAGGCACACCTCGTAGACGTCGTCGCGGTCGCTCGCACGGTAGGGGCGGATGCGCGTCGTCATCGTTCCATCATGGTGCACGCCGGCCTCCCGCACCCGGACTTCATGCACACCCGCCTGGTGCAGCGGGCTCGTGCATACTGGCTTCGTGCCCACCGCTGACGTCGCCCGCTATCTGCGCCGGTGGGCGCTCGAGCCCGACGGCGACCTCTTCGCGACCCCGAGCAGCGTGCTCGCACCCGTGCGTTATCGTGGCGCCGCGGCCATGCTGAAGATCGCGACAGAGGCCGAGGAGACGGCCGGCGGGCGGCTCATGGTGTGGTGGGCCGGGCGCGGTGCCGCGCGCGTCTTCGAGCACAAGGGCGAGGCGATTCTGCTGGAGCGGGCCACCGGCATCCGCTCGCTGGCTGAGATGGCCCGCGCGAGCGACGATGCCGATGCCGCGGGCATGCGCATCCTGTGCGAGGCGGCCGGGAGGCTGCACGGCATCACGGACGAACCGCCGGCGGGGCTCACCCCGTTGACCGTCTGGTTTCGCGCGCTGCTCGACGGCCCCGCGGGTGCAGACCCGTTCATCGACCGGGCGCGCACGATAGCGCGCGAGTTGCTGACGGCGCAGACCGAGCAGGTGGTGTTGCACGGCGATCTGCATCACGACAACGTGCTCGATTTCGGCGGCGCCGAGACTGGGCAGCCGGGCGGCGAATGGCGCGCCATCGACCCGAAGGCGCTCATCGGCGACCGCGCATTCGACTACGCCAATATGCTCTGCAATCCGGATGCCGCAAGCGCGCTCGCCCCCGGTCGCCTCGAGCGCCGCGTGCGCGTGATCGGCGAGACCGCTGGCATCGAACGCGAGCGGATGCTGCGCTGGTGCATCGCGTGGAGCGCGCTGAGTTCGATCTGGCGCATCCAGGACGGCGTCGACCCCGGGCACACACTCGAGGTGGGCCGCGCCGCCGAGCGCCTGCTCGCGTAACCCGCCGGGTGGGCGCTACCGGCGGCGGCGGGTACCGAAGATGCCTGCCACCACTCCGCTGATGATCGTCTTGGTGAGCGGCGACTTCAGCACCCCGGCAATCACGTCGCCGGCCCCGCCCGACGGCGCCGAGCCGTGCGTGGGGCGTGACGCCTTCTGCTGCGCCTTGGCCTCGGCCGCTGCGGCATCCGCCTGAGCCGCGGCCGCCTGCTCCGCCTTCGCCGTCTCGGTGGCCGCGGCCATCTTGCGGCCGAGCATCTCGCGAGCGGAGTCACGATCGATGGCGGTGCCATACTTCGCCAGCAGCGGCGACGCGGCGACGGTGGCGTCGATCTGAGCATCCGGTGTCGGCGACATGAGGCCCTGCGGCGCGCGCAGCCGCGTCCAGGCCACCGGGCTGGGGGCACCCTTCTCGTTCATGACCGTCACGACCGCCTCACCGGTGCCCAGCGATTGCAGCACGCTGGCAAGGTCATAGCCCGAGTTCGGGTAGGTGGAAACCGTGGCCTTGAGCGCCTTCGCGTCGTCGGGGGTGAAGGCGCGCAGGGCGTGCTGCACGCGTGACCCCAGCTGCCCGAGCACGTCGCTGGGCACATCCTTCGGCGTCTGCGTGACGAAGAAGATGCCGACACCCTTCGAGCGGATCAGCCGCACCGTCTGCGTGATGGATGCCAGAAAGTCCTTCGATGCATCCTTGAACAGCAGGTGCGCCTCGTCGAAGAAGAACACGAGCTTGGGCTTGTCGAGGTCACCCACCTCGGGCAGGTCGTTGAAGAGGTCGGCGAGCAGCCACATGAGAAAGGTGGAGAACAGCGCCGGCTTGTTTTGCACGCCGGGCACCTCGAGCAGGCTGATGACGCCCTTGCCGTCTGCCGTCGTCTTGAGGAATTCGGCGGTGTCGATCTCGGGCTCACCGAAGAAGACATCTGCCCCGTCATCGGCGAAGGTGATCAGCTCGCGCAGGATCACGCCGACCGTGGCGCTGGAGAGGCCGCCGAGGCTGACGAGTTCGCCCTTGCCCTCGTCGCTCGTGAGGTAGTTGAGCACGCTGCGCAGGTCTTCGAGATCGAGCAGGGGCAGGCTCGCCTTGTCGGCGTAGTGGAACACCAGACCGAGGCTCGATTCCTGGGTCTCGTTGAGCCCGAGCACCTTCGAGAGCAGGGTGGGTCCGAAGCCGGCGATGGTGGCACGAATGGGCACGCCCTTTCCCACGCCGCCGAGGCTGTAGTACTCGGTTGCGGTGGCGGCCGGCTGCCAGTCCTGGCCGATGCCCTTGGTGCGGGCCAGCAGCTTGTCACTGGATACACCCGGGCTCGCGACACCGGAGAGGTCGCCCTTGATATCGGCCGCGAAGACGGGAACGCCCTGGGCCGCGAGTTGCTCGGCCAGGCCCTGCAGCGTGCGCGTCTTGCCGGTGCCGGTGGCCCCGGCCACGAGGCCGTGCCGGTTCACCATGCCGAGGGGGATGCGTATCTGCACATCGGCGCGCGGGTCACCGTTGACGAGCGCCCCCATCTCCAGGGCGGGTCCGTCGAACGCGTACCCGGCCTTGATGGCCTCCACTTGGGGCTCGCTGAGCGGGCCTGCGGCTCCTGAGCCTGCGGTCCCTGAGCTTGCCGAAGGGGCCGCCGCAGCATCGGCAGCCGGCTCAGCGGCCGGCGCCGCGGCATCCGCCTGCGCCTCGTCCTGCGCCGCCTTCAGCGCAGCCTGCGCGTCTTCCAAAGCCTTCTTGGCGGCCTCAACCGCAGCTGTCGCATCCGTCATGTTCACAGAGTACCCAGCCCGCGCCGCACAGCGACCAAAACGACGGAGATTCGATGCGGATGCGCCGATTCCGGCCGCATCCGCACGTCACCACCCATAAACTCCGTCGTTTTCGCGCGCTCGGTCAGGGTGCCGGGATTCGCACCGTGAGCGGGTCCATCGGCTCGCCGGCCGGGTACGCGCCGCCGAAGGTCATCACGGAGTCACCGGCGAGAACGGTGGGGAGCGAGCGCCACATCAGTACCGACCCGTCGGCTATGGCGTCGCCCACAGCGACGTCGGCAATTCGAAAGGGGCGCGGCGATGCCATAGAGGCCACATCGTTCACGCGCAGCGATGCAGTCTGCTCCTCGATCACCAGAGAAAGATCGGCGAGCCGAAGGCTCAGCGCCCCGAAGTGTGCGTCGATCTGAACCGAACCGCCGAAGCGGATGGTCCCCCGCCGCGTGGCCGCATCGAATTCGTTCGTGCTTTCCAGCGGAAAATAGAACTCGCCATCTCTCGTCATGGCCGCGCCTGAAGAGACCGCGACCGTCGCGTCACCGGTCGAGCGCAGATACGCGAGAAAGCTCTGCTTGACTCCCCACGCCAGGCCCACATCGGCTCGAGCCGCCACATCATTCATCCGGTTCTCCACGGTTCAGGACTCCCCAAGTGCGGCCGCGAACTCCTGCCGGAGCCGCACGGCATCGGCAGGCACCCACCCCGGGCGCGGGGTGCTCGCCATGAGCAACTTCGTATATGGATGCTGGGGCGCCGACATCACCTCCTGCGTGACGCCGGATTCGACGACCTTTCCCCTGTGCATCACGAGGATGCGATCAGAGATCTCGTTCACCACCGCCAAATCGTGGGAGATAAAGATGAAGCTGACCTGGCGCTCTGCCCTGATTCGCGCGAGCAGACGCAAAACCTGGGCCTGTACCGTCACATCGAGCGCGGAAACCGCCTCGTCGAGCACAATCACGCTCGGGTCTGCCGCGAGCGCCCGGGCGATCGCAACCCGTTGACGCTGACCACCGGAAAGCGGCCGCGGATACGCGGTGAGAAACTCGGCGGGCAGGCCCACCGCATCCAGCAGTTCCTTCGCGCGAGCCGCACGAGCATCGGGCTGCAGCTCGGTGTGCAGCGTGAGAACCTCCTCGAGGGCGGCGCCCACGGTCTGCCGAGGATCCAGCGAGAGATAGGGGTCCTGAAAGACGAGCTGGATATACCCCGATCGAACCCGTCGCTCGTGGGCGCGCCGAATGCCGGGCGTGGAGCCGAGACCGGTGAGTTCCACGGTTCCGGACGTCGGCTGAATGAGGCCCATCACCATGTTGGCAACGGTGGTCTTGCCCGATCCCGACTCACCGACGATGGCGAGGGATTCCCCACGTCCAACCGTGAATGACACGCCGTCGACGGCCAGCGTTTGGCTGCCCCTGCCCCGCACCCGATAGGCCTTGCGCAACTCGGTCGCGCGCACGACGAGATCGTCGGCCGAGCGGTCATCAGTGGGGTGATCGCTTTCAGCGTTCATCGGTTCACCACCTCGGGCGGAAGGGAGGGTCTGTCCTGCACGAGCCTGCGGGTGTACTCCTCCCGTGGCGCGTTCTGAATCTGGGAGGACAGCCCGTGCTCGATGATGCGTCCCGCCGACATGACGGCTGTCCTGTGGCAGATCGCTGCCGCAAGATCGAGGTCGTGGGTGATCAGCACCATGGCAAGTCCGTATTCTCGCCGAAGCTCATCGAGTATGGCGAGCACCTCCGCCTGACTGGTGACGTCCAGCGCGGTGGTGGGCTCGTCGGCGAGGATGACCGCAGGCTGCGCAAGAACGACGGATGCGATCATCACCCGCTGCAACATCCCACCCGAGAGCTCGTGCGGAAAGGCCTTCAGCTGTTCCGACGCACGCGGAATTCTCACGGCGTCCAGCCCCGCCAGCGCCGCTTTGCGGGCGTCGGACCGGCCGACGCCGCGCAGCCGAAGCCCCTCGATGAGAAAGTCGCCGACCGTGCGTACGGGGTCGATGTGCGCACGCGGATCCTGAAAGATCATGCCAATCTTGTCGCGCCGGATCTGGCGCATGCCCGGTGCCTCGAGTCGTGTGAGCTCGGTGCCGGAGAACGTGATGGACCCACCGATCGTCGAGCCTCGCGGCAACAATCGCAGGATGCTCCGCGCCGTCATTGATTTTCCCGACCCGGATTCACCGACGAGGGCAAGCGTCTCAGACTCGTCGAGCTCGAGGCTGACACCGTTCAGGATCTGCTTGTCTCCGTGCGGCGTCGGCACCCTGAGTGTGAGGTCGTTCACGTCGAGAAGGCTCATTGGGATCGCCTGCCGAACCGTGCGGTGAGCGCGTCGGCGAAGACCGTGAAGGCCATCACCGCAATGATGATCATGATTCCCGCCCAGAGTGACTCGGCCGGGTGACCCTGCAGCACGGAGGCCTTTCCGTCGGAGATCATCACGCCCCAGTCCGCTGCGGGCGGTCGAATGCCCAGCCCCAGGAAGGACAGGGTGGCTATGCCGAGCATGGCGTAACCGAAGATTGTCGCGAGCTGCGCCACGATGATCGGCGCAACGTTCGGTAGCAGGTGACGGGTGCTGACGCGCCAGCCCGACAGCCCCTGCAGCCAGGCCGTGCTGATGTACGGCATCGAGCGCTGTCGAAGCGTCTCGCTGCGCACCACGCGCGCTATAGCCGGCGTCATCGGAATGGCCGTTGTCACGATGGCCGTCCACAGGCTGGGACCGAACAGCGTCGCTGCAAGGATCGCCATGATTGCCCCGGGAAATGCGAAGAGCACGGCGAGCGCCGCCATCATGCCGGAATCGAACCATCCGCCCTTCCACGCCATGACCACGGCGAGCCCGGAGCCGAGCACGCCGGCGATCAGCGTCACGAGGGCTGCTCCCAACAGCGATGACTGCGAACCCGCGATGAGGCGGGAGAGCATGTCGCGTCCCGCGGAGTCCGTGCCCAACCAATGCTCGGGGCTGGGCGGCGCGAAGCCCGTGAGAATGTCGCCCGCCTCCGGATCGTATGGGGTGATCCATGGCGCGAGCACCGCCACGATGACCAGCAGCACGATGACTGCGCCTGATCCGTACAGCAACACATCGTGACGATGGCGAAAGGAGCCCCCACGAACGGATGCCGGCTGGAAGGTGAACGTCATGAGGTCACCACCGCCGCCATCCGGGGATCGAGGTATCGATAGAGCACATCCACGAGAAGGCTGGTGAGCAGAAAGATCGCCACGATGCTGAGACTGAGCACCTGAACCACGGCAAGGTCCTTGCTCTCGGCCGAGGTGATGAGCAGGCTGCCGATGCCCTGGATGCCGAAGACCGTCTCGATCACGGCCGTTCCTCCGACCAGGGCCGCAACGCTCAGCCCGGCGATGGTCACGGCAGGCACGAGCGAGTTGCGAAGAACGTGGCGCCGAATGATGCTTCCCTCTCGCATTCCTCGCGCCCGGGCGGTATCGACGAACTCCTTGCGAGACTCTTCCTGGGCGCTGTTGCGCACGATGCGCGTCAGGAGCGCGCAGTCGGCGAGCGCCAGGGCAATTGCCGGCAGTGTCAGATGCCAGATCATATCCAGGCCGGGGTCGCCGCCACCGAACACCGGAAACCAGCGCAGACCGACGCCGAACACGCTGATGAACACTATCGCGTAGAAGAACGGCGGGGTCGCCAGGGCGATGGTCGTGGCCCAGGAGATGCTCTGCCCGACCCAGCCCGGCGCGAAAGCAGCGAGGAGACCCAGCGAGACTCCCACGACTATCAGCAGCACGCTGGCCATGATCACGAGCGTTGCCGAGACTCCCACGCGTGAGCCGATGATGTGGGCGACCGTGTCATTCTGCACGATCGAGAGCCCCAGGTCCCCATGCAGAAGATCGCCCCACCAGGAGAAGAAACGCGCAAAGAACGGTTCATCGAGGTGATACCGGGCGGTGAGCGCCGCGGCCTGCTCCGCGGTGAGGGCGCGCCCTCCGCTCAGTGCCACCAGCGGTGAGCCCGGGGCGAGCTGCATGCCCGCGAAGATCAGGAAGGACGCAACGAGGAGGGTGCCGACGGTGTATGCCAGTCGACCGGCAATGAATCTCACCACGCTCGGGCGCCCTCCCCCATCTCGTTGTTCGCCGTCGTCACTTGCCGCCGAGAGCGGCAGCCCAGGGGTAGCCCATGAACGTTGCGTCGGAGAGCACAACGCCGCCGATCTTACTGTTGACGAAGACCTGTCGGGGAACATACGCCACAGGAATCACGGGAAGATCGGTGAGAGCGCGCGCTTCGATCTTTCCCGCGATCTCGGCCCGCTGCCCCTTGTCGAGCGTGGCGCGCCCCTCGGCGACGAGATCCGTGATGCTGCTGTGGTCGTAACCGGAGTAGTTCGCGGTGGAGCTGGGAATCAGGAAGTTCGCGAACGCTACATACGGATCGTTCATATTCAGGCCTGCGTAGTTGAACGTCAGGTCGAAAGTGGGATTCTTGGTGGCGCTCATGACCGCCCCGACCCAGTCGCGCGGAGCCTTATCGTCGAGCTTGATCGTCAATCCGATCTTCTTGGCGACCTGCTGCAGATACAGGGCCATGTCGCCCACCTCCGCGCCGACGCCCGAGGTGTATAGCAGTGAAATCGGGCGCGGTTCACCCTTTTCTTTGACGACCTTCTCGACGAGCTTCTTGGCCTCATCGAGCCTGGCCGTGACGTTGAGGGCCTTGGTGCTCTTCACCTGCTCGGCCGCAGCCG
It encodes:
- a CDS encoding ABC transporter permease, yielding MVRFIAGRLAYTVGTLLVASFLIFAGMQLAPGSPLVALSGGRALTAEQAAALTARYHLDEPFFARFFSWWGDLLHGDLGLSIVQNDTVAHIIGSRVGVSATLVIMASVLLIVVGVSLGLLAAFAPGWVGQSISWATTIALATPPFFYAIVFISVFGVGLRWFPVFGGGDPGLDMIWHLTLPAIALALADCALLTRIVRNSAQEESRKEFVDTARARGMREGSIIRRHVLRNSLVPAVTIAGLSVAALVGGTAVIETVFGIQGIGSLLITSAESKDLAVVQVLSLSIVAIFLLTSLLVDVLYRYLDPRMAAVVTS
- a CDS encoding helicase HerA-like domain-containing protein gives rise to the protein MTDATAAVEAAKKALEDAQAALKAAQDEAQADAAAPAAEPAADAAAAPSASSGTAGSGAAGPLSEPQVEAIKAGYAFDGPALEMGALVNGDPRADVQIRIPLGMVNRHGLVAGATGTGKTRTLQGLAEQLAAQGVPVFAADIKGDLSGVASPGVSSDKLLARTKGIGQDWQPAATATEYYSLGGVGKGVPIRATIAGFGPTLLSKVLGLNETQESSLGLVFHYADKASLPLLDLEDLRSVLNYLTSDEGKGELVSLGGLSSATVGVILRELITFADDGADVFFGEPEIDTAEFLKTTADGKGVISLLEVPGVQNKPALFSTFLMWLLADLFNDLPEVGDLDKPKLVFFFDEAHLLFKDASKDFLASITQTVRLIRSKGVGIFFVTQTPKDVPSDVLGQLGSRVQHALRAFTPDDAKALKATVSTYPNSGYDLASVLQSLGTGEAVVTVMNEKGAPSPVAWTRLRAPQGLMSPTPDAQIDATVAASPLLAKYGTAIDRDSAREMLGRKMAAATETAKAEQAAAAQADAAAAEAKAQQKASRPTHGSAPSGGAGDVIAGVLKSPLTKTIISGVVAGIFGTRRRR
- a CDS encoding ABC transporter permease is translated as MTFTFQPASVRGGSFRHRHDVLLYGSGAVIVLLVIVAVLAPWITPYDPEAGDILTGFAPPSPEHWLGTDSAGRDMLSRLIAGSQSSLLGAALVTLIAGVLGSGLAVVMAWKGGWFDSGMMAALAVLFAFPGAIMAILAATLFGPSLWTAIVTTAIPMTPAIARVVRSETLRQRSMPYISTAWLQGLSGWRVSTRHLLPNVAPIIVAQLATIFGYAMLGIATLSFLGLGIRPPAADWGVMISDGKASVLQGHPAESLWAGIMIIIAVMAFTVFADALTARFGRRSQ
- a CDS encoding GNAT family N-acetyltransferase; translation: MTTRIRPYRASDRDDVYEVCLRTGAAGTDATGLYSSDELIADVFAGPYLALEPELAFMVDVGDRVAGYVIGVADTRRFVDAYRAEWLPVFAARYPRQAPRPGEQWLVDAGYEPERMIFAGLDEYPAHLHIDLLPELQGQGLGRTLIRTLLEALRERGVPALHLGLAAENTAARAFYDRVGFHELRSSTPESPVLGIATDAAV
- a CDS encoding ABC transporter ATP-binding protein — encoded protein: MNAESDHPTDDRSADDLVVRATELRKAYRVRGRGSQTLAVDGVSFTVGRGESLAIVGESGSGKTTVANMVMGLIQPTSGTVELTGLGSTPGIRRAHERRVRSGYIQLVFQDPYLSLDPRQTVGAALEEVLTLHTELQPDARAARAKELLDAVGLPAEFLTAYPRPLSGGQRQRVAIARALAADPSVIVLDEAVSALDVTVQAQVLRLLARIRAERQVSFIFISHDLAVVNEISDRILVMHRGKVVESGVTQEVMSAPQHPYTKLLMASTPRPGWVPADAVRLRQEFAAALGES
- a CDS encoding HtaA domain-containing protein, encoding MNDVAARADVGLAWGVKQSFLAYLRSTGDATVAVSSGAAMTRDGEFYFPLESTNEFDAATRRGTIRFGGSVQIDAHFGALSLRLADLSLVIEEQTASLRVNDVASMASPRPFRIADVAVGDAIADGSVLMWRSLPTVLAGDSVMTFGGAYPAGEPMDPLTVRIPAP
- a CDS encoding aminoglycoside phosphotransferase family protein, with the protein product MPTADVARYLRRWALEPDGDLFATPSSVLAPVRYRGAAAMLKIATEAEETAGGRLMVWWAGRGAARVFEHKGEAILLERATGIRSLAEMARASDDADAAGMRILCEAAGRLHGITDEPPAGLTPLTVWFRALLDGPAGADPFIDRARTIARELLTAQTEQVVLHGDLHHDNVLDFGGAETGQPGGEWRAIDPKALIGDRAFDYANMLCNPDAASALAPGRLERRVRVIGETAGIERERMLRWCIAWSALSSIWRIQDGVDPGHTLEVGRAAERLLA
- a CDS encoding ABC transporter ATP-binding protein, with protein sequence MSLLDVNDLTLRVPTPHGDKQILNGVSLELDESETLALVGESGSGKSMTARSILRLLPRGSTIGGSITFSGTELTRLEAPGMRQIRRDKIGMIFQDPRAHIDPVRTVGDFLIEGLRLRGVGRSDARKAALAGLDAVRIPRASEQLKAFPHELSGGMLQRVMIASVVLAQPAVILADEPTTALDVTSQAEVLAILDELRREYGLAMVLITHDLDLAAAICHRTAVMSAGRIIEHGLSSQIQNAPREEYTRRLVQDRPSLPPEVVNR